The nucleotide window GCGGCTGGGCATTGTGCCCTGGATCGAGCTCGCCGTGGGCTGCTACTTCGCGCTCACCGTGTGGTACGCCCTCGTCAACCAGAACTACATCACGGTGCCGTTCCTGGTGCTGTTCGTCTTCGGCTACTGGGCGACCGGGCTGATGTCGCTGCTGCAGGGCCGCTTCGAGCGCGCCACCGGCCGCGGCACCGCCGAGCTGCACGAGAAGCCGTTCCCGGTCGGCGTCTGATGTCACAGACCGGCATGTTCGCCTTGCTGGGCGCGATGCTCGTGCTCGGCTTCCTGGCGAATCGCGCCTTCCAGATCACGCGCGTGCCCGACCCCATCGTGCTGATGATCGCCGGCGTGCTCGCCGGCCCGGTGCTTCACCTGGTGGGCGAAAATGCCTTCCAGCCGGTCATCAACGTATTCGGTACCCTGGCGCTGCTGCTGGTGCTGTTCGAGGGCGGGCTCGAACTCAACGTTCGCGAGACGATGCGCCACTTCCCCGGCGGGTTTGTGCTCGCATTCCTCGGCTTCGTCATGTCAGCTGGAATGGTGGCCCTGGTCGCGCGCTTCGCCATCACCGGCATGGGCTGGAGCGGCGCGCTGCTGATCGGCGCCGTGCTGGGATGTACGTCCAGCACCGTCGTCCTCCCTATCCTGCAGCAGGTGCGCGTGCACGACTCCACCAGGGTCGTGCTGCTGGTGGAATCGTCGCTGGCGGACGTCATCGCCGTGGTCGGCGTCGGCATCCTGGTAGACGTCACCAGCCTGGGCGGAGCGCTGCTGGGCTCCCTGCTGGGCGGCTTCCTCTCCAAGGTGCTCATCTCGCTGGTCACCGGCGGCGTGGCTGGGTTCCTGTGGTCGCGCGTCTTGCCGCGGCTGCTGCGTGCCAGGTTCTGGTACGTGCTGACTTTCGGCGCGGTCCTGCTCGTCTATGCGGGAACCAGATCGATCGGCGGCAGCGGGCTCATCGCCGTGCTCTGCTTCGGGGTGACGCTCGGCAACATCCGGCCGGTCACGCGCACGCTCGCCGACGCCGCCGCTTCCGAGCGCCTCTCCAAGGAAGCGTACCTCCAGGTGCTGGCATTCCATTCCGAGCTGGGGTTCCTCATCCGGACCTTCTTCTTCTTCGTGCTCGGTACGCTGGTGCAGCTCGCGGATGCGGAGTTGCTGGTCGCCGCGCTGGGCATGTTCGCGGCCATCGTGGTGGCGCGCGCTCTCGCGGTGCAGGCCAGCCGCTGGTCGTGGCAGGTACCGCGCGAGGACCGCAGCCTCGTCTTCTTCATGATGCCGCGCGGGCTGGTGACCGCGGTACTGGCGGTGCAGGTCATCGAAGCCCGCGGCGCCGATTTCGAATGGCTTTCTCCCATC belongs to Terriglobales bacterium and includes:
- a CDS encoding cation:proton antiporter, whose translation is MSQTGMFALLGAMLVLGFLANRAFQITRVPDPIVLMIAGVLAGPVLHLVGENAFQPVINVFGTLALLLVLFEGGLELNVRETMRHFPGGFVLAFLGFVMSAGMVALVARFAITGMGWSGALLIGAVLGCTSSTVVLPILQQVRVHDSTRVVLLVESSLADVIAVVGVGILVDVTSLGGALLGSLLGGFLSKVLISLVTGGVAGFLWSRVLPRLLRARFWYVLTFGAVLLVYAGTRSIGGSGLIAVLCFGVTLGNIRPVTRTLADAAASERLSKEAYLQVLAFHSELGFLIRTFFFFVLGTLVQLADAELLVAALGMFAAIVVARALAVQASRWSWQVPREDRSLVFFMMPRGLVTAVLAVQVIEARGADFEWLSPIVFLIILLTSAVVVLGTWRASAAQAGLASTAPTL